Proteins from a single region of Nerophis ophidion isolate RoL-2023_Sa linkage group LG10, RoL_Noph_v1.0, whole genome shotgun sequence:
- the pnp5a gene encoding purine nucleoside phosphorylase 5a: MFPQVTNSYTYEDCKATADWLLARTDVRPLIGIVCGSGLGGLAAMLKDQVAIHYKDIPNFPQSTVQGHAGRLVFGQLKGQPCVCMQGRFHLYEGYAIHKITLPMRIFKLLGVHTVMLTNAAGGLNQDFKVGDIMIMKDHINMPGFSGINPLTGPNDQRFGMRFPCMSDAYDRELRQLAVDVGQELGFGDFLKDGVYCALGGPSFETIAECWMMHKLGADAVGMSTVHEVIVARHCGMRVFALSLITNQAVMDYDSEEKANHEEVLQTGRQRAKQMEQLISSMVNRMDNNNNKI, from the exons ATGTTTCCACAAGTTACCAACAG CTACACTTATGAGGACTGCAAGGCCACGGCCGATTGGCTGCTTGCTCGGACTGACGTGCGGCCCTTAATCGGCATTGTGTGCGGCTCGGGCCTTGGAGGCCTTGCGGCCATGTTGAAAGACCAGGTGGCTATCCACTACAAGGATATCCCAAACTTTCCGCAGAGCACAG TGCAAGGTCACGCCGGCCGTCTGGTTTTCGGACAGTTGAAGGGTCAGCCGTGCGTCTGCATGCAGGGCCGCTTCCACCTGTACGAGGGTTACGCCATCCACAAG ATCACGCTGCCCATGCGCATCTTTAAGTTGCTGGGCGTCCACACCGTGATGCTGACCAACGCGGCAGGGGGTCTTAATCAGGATTTCAAGGTCGGAGACATCATGATCATGAAAGACCACATCAATATGCCGGGTTTTTCGGGGATCAACCCTCTCACGGGTCCCAATGACCAGAG GTTCGGCATGCGCTTCCCATGCATGTCCGACGCGTACGACCGCGAGCTTCGGCAGCTGGCGGTGGACGTGGGCCAGGAACTGGGCTTTGGAGATTTCCTCAAGGACGGTGTCTACTGCGCGTTGGGCGGTCCATCCTTCGAAACCATTGCAGAGTGCTGGATGATGCACAAGCTGGGTGCCGACGCTGTGG GCATGAGCACGGTGCACGAGGTGATAGTGGCTCGTCACTGCGGCATGCGGGTCTTTGCCCTTTCTCTGATCACCAACCAGGCGGTGATGGACTATGACAGTGAGGAGAAGGCCAACCACGAGGAGGTTCTCCAGACAGGCAGGCAAAGAGCAAAGCAGATGGAGCAGCTCATCTCCTCCATGGTGAACAGaatggacaacaacaacaacaaaatctaa
- the LOC133559869 gene encoding ATP-sensitive inward rectifier potassium channel 10-like, with the protein MTSKGGPSPQKVSHSHTQTDITQPLLSSAAGSASDTLRRRRRVLSKDGRSNVHIEHMRGRGALYLRDLWTTFVDMQWRYKFFLFCATFAGTWFLFGVLWYLVAMLHGDLTETTDHTPCVMEVKTLTGAFLFSLESQTTIGYGFRYITEECPAAIILLIVQLVVTMVMEIFITGTFLAKVARPKKRGETVKFSQHAVVSTHEGRPCLMIRVANMRKSLLLGCQVTGKLLQTCEEGETVRLDQRNVSFQVDTSSDSPFFIIPLTFYHVIDDSSPLRTWAARGGSWKDGELADFELLVILSATVEPTSATCQVRTSYLPDEILWGYEFPPVVSLSASGGYVADFAFFDTVSKTGTPTRDRNGKEGAGQNKMRLGERVWVEGRGHVRDSGQLSMRISNV; encoded by the exons ATGACGTCCAAAGGAGGCCCCTCCCCTCAGAAGGTAAGCCACTCCCACACGCAGACGGATATCACCCAGCCACTGCTGAGCTCTGCGGCAGGAAGCGCAAGCGACACTCTGCGAAGGAGGCGACGCGTCCTCTCCAAAGATGGACGAAGCAACGTGCACATCGAACATATGCGCGGGCGAGGCGCGCTCTATCTGCGCGACTTGTGGACCACCTTTGTGGACATGCAGTGGCGCTATAAGTTCTTCCTGTTCTGCGCCACCTTTGCCGGTACCTGGTTTCTGTTTGGCGTGCTGTGGTACCTGGTGGCCATGCTGCACGGAGATCTGACGG AGACCACCGACCACACGCCATGCGTCATGGAGGTCAAGACACTGACAGGAGCGTTCCTATTCTCGCTAGAGTCGCAGACAACTATCGGCTACGGGTTCCGATACATCACGGAGGAGTGTCCCGCCGCCATCATTCTGCTTATTGTCCAGCTGGTGGTTACCATGGTGATGGAGATCTTCATCACCGGCACATTCCTCGCCAAG GTGGCCCGTCCCAAGAAGCGAGGCGAAACGGTCAAGTTCAGTCAGCACGCTGTGGTGTCCACGCACGAAGGGCGGCCGTGTCTCATGATCCGAGTGGCCAACATGCGCAAGAGTCTGCTGTTAGGATGTCAG GTGACGGGCAAGCTGCTGCAGACGTGTGAGGAAGGCGAGACTGTGCGGCTGGACCAGCGGAATGTGTCCTTCCAGGTGGACACATCCAGCGACAGTCCTTTCTTCATCATACCACTGACCTTCTACCATGTCATCGACGACAGCAGCCCGCTGAGAACATGGGCAGCTAGAG GTGGCAGCTGGAAAGACGGCGAGCTGGCGGACTTTGAACTGTTAGTGATTCTGAGCGCCACAGTGGAGCCGACGTCGGCTACCTGCCAGGTGCGCACGTCGTACCTTCCGGACGAGATCCTCTGGGGCTATGAGTTCCCTCCCGTTGTTTCGCTATCCGCTTCAGGCGGATACGTGGCCGATTTTGCCTTCTTTGACACAGTGTCTAAAACCGGAACCCCAACCCGTGACCGCAACGGCAAAGAAGGGGCGGGCCAGAACAAGATGCGGTTAGGTGAGCGCGTCTGGGTAGAAGGGAGGGGCCACGTCCGAGACAGCGGCCAGCTGAGCATGCGTATCAGCAACGTTTGA